One bacterium genomic window, TCGTTCGGGTTCAGCTTCAGTGCCTCTTCGTACGACTTGATCGCATTCTGATAGTTATTCATGCGGAAATAGGTATTCCCCATATTGTAATGAGCCGCCGCTTCCACCTGTATATCCTGCGTGCGCAGCGCTTTCTGCAGCTTATCGATCGCCTCTTCGTAACTGCCGTCATTGGCCAACGCCGACCCGATATTATAGTCTAATTCCGGCGAAGTTGGGTTATCGGCCTCTGCCGCCCGATACTCTTCAAGGGCAGACTTATAGTCCTTCTTTTTGTAAGCGTCATTCCCCTTCTTGACTGTCCCGATAAAATCGGCAAACACTGTCTGGGCGACAAATAAAAAGAGCACGGTTATCAGAAGCGATGACCTACGCATTGGGCGCACTCCCTGCAGCTTTCTTTCGTTCAGGAATGAAGAACTCTATCACGATCAGAAACAGCCCGAACAGCAACGGCCACTGGTACCGATCGTCATACTTGGTCACCAGCGTCCCTTCAAGTTCCTTCTTCTCCATACCGGCTATATCGTCAAAGATCCGGTCGAGTTCCATCTCGCCCGCAGATGCATTATAGAACTTTCCGCCGGTGGCCAGGCTGAGCTTGCGCAGTGTCGCCTCATCCAGCTTGGTCATGATCACTTCGCCGTTTTCATCCTTCTTGAAACCAACCTGATTCCCCTGCCGATCCAGGATTGGAATAGGCTCGCCCGCCGGATTTCCGATTCCCACAGTGTAGACTTTGATCCCGTCGTTGCGTGCTTCTTCGGCCGACTGCTCGACATTCCCGCCGAAATCTTCCCCGTCGGTCAGGATGACCAGTACTTTGTGTTTTTTCTCTTTCGACTCAAACGATTTCTGCGCCACCTGGATCGCTGAACCGATCGAGGTCCCCTGCACAGAGACCGACTGGTTGTCCATCACCTGCAACAGGAGCCGCGCGGTTCCGAGGTCCAGCGTCAAGGGGCATTGCACAAACGCTTCCCCGGCAAACGCAATCAGCCCGATCCGGTCTCCTTTGAGGCGATCGATGATCGACCTCAGTTCCTGCTTTGCCTTCTCCAGCCGATTCGGCTTCATATCCTGCGCCAGCATCGAATTCGACACGTCGAGAGCGACTATAATGTCAATCCCCTCACGCTTGAGCATCTCCAGATGAGTACCGAACTGAAGGCGGGCCAGCGCTACGACTATGAATGACAACCCAAGAACCAAAAAGATCGCTTTGGTCCGCTGGCGAGCGAAACTGATATACGGCGCTGTCCTGAGGATGAGCGGAAGGTCGCCAAATCGGGAAAGTATCTTCTTCTTCCGGTTAATCGCCCAAAAGAGAAATACTCCGACCAGCAAAACTCCCAGCAGAAGCGCAAAATGTAGTGGCTCGGCAAATCTCATAGCTTACGGCAGTTTCCTGAAATAGCTGTTGGCCAATACGATCTCAAGCATCAGCAGGGCCAGCCCAGCATAGGTAAACCAGTGAAACAGTTCTTTATATTGAACGTGCGATGCTACCTTTCGTTCGGTCTTCTCCAGTTCATCGATCCGGGTGTAGATCTCTTCCAGCTCTTCGCCCGATCTTGCCCGGAAGTATTTACCGCCCGTCCGATCTGCGATCTGTTGAAGCGACTTCTCATCGATTTTGGTCGGCTGATAAACGTATCGTTTGCCGAAAATCGGATCCTGCACCGGGAACATCGCATTCCCCGGCTTGCCGCAACCGATCGTGTATACCTTGATGTCCATCGCCTGGGCAAGGTTTGCGGCCGTCATCGGATCGATCTCGCCGGCATTATTCTCACCATCGGTCAAAAGGATGATCACTTTGGATTTCGACTCGCTCTCACGCAGTCGATTGACCGCCGTGGCGATTCCCATTCCAATTGCGGTCCCGTCATCAACAGTGCCAAAATCTACCTGGTCCACAAAATTAAGCAGGACACCGTAATCGGTGGTTAACGGGCACTGGGTGTACGCATATCGCGCAAAAACCACCAGCCCGATCCAGTCATTAGTTCGTTTCTGAACGAATTTCTTCAGCTCTTCTTTGGCAACATACAGGCGGTTGTTCGGCTTGAAATCCTCTGCGGTCATCGATGATGACACGTCGAGCGCCATCATGATATCCACGCCCTCTGATGTCACGTCCGTTACCTCGGTTCCCGAGCGCGGACGGGCAAAGGCCAGAATCAGAAACGCCACCGCCAGGATTCGCAACAACGCCAGTACAAAACGATACCGCTGTCGATTGGACCGTGCCGCACGCTTGACGATCCGTACATCCGAATACTTTATGGTCGCCGACTGGAAGCGGTGTCTCCTGACATAGAAAAACCACATTACAGCCAGGAGCAGTAATCCACCCAGCAGGATCACCAGGGCCGGGATCACCAGCCCGGATTCGCTGAAGAGATTGAGCGCCAGACCGCCAAATTCCATCGCGTTCATTTCCTGCCTCCTGTATCCGTGGAGGTCGGCGTTGTATTCGATGCCAGATGCATCTGAGTCTGTTGGCGGCGCTCCTCTTCGATCCGTACCAGATTGACTATCGTATGGGCGGCCTCAAAGTCCTGTTCGGCACGGCTCCGTTCCGGAACGTATTTGGCGAACTTCACCAGGTCGGCGTGCTGTAACAGATCCGAGGTCTGCCCGTAAAGCCCTTCCGGAAGGTCCATCCCCTTGAATATGACCAGGAACTCCTCGGTGGTCATATCAAGAACGGTGATTCGATAGACGCGCCCCAGGAAATCGCGGATGATCTCCGTCAACGCGACATAGTAATCCTTGTACTTTTCGTCAGCCAGAGTCGGTGATGACTGCAGGAGCGCCAGCTTTTCATAAGCGATCTCCCATGGCGGGCGAAGGTCAACGTAGGCTCCCGCCTCGGGACGCTTGCGCAATTTCCACCACAACGCAAACGCGATGAGGAGAATCATCAACGAGCCGCCCAGCAAATAGTACGGGACCCAGTTCCGTTTAAACTCATACGGGTCTTTCACCGGGCGAATATCAACCGAATCTCCCGCATTCTCCAGCATCGACTTGATCTTGATCGGAACCGGCTCAGCTAACATCACCTTTCGCGTTTTGTCAGGCAATTCAAATAGGATAGGGATCGCCGGAATCACATAGTCGCCGGTCGTGAATGTGCTCAGCACGAAAGTCGTGGTTGTCTGAACTCGGCCGCCCTCCAGCTTCTTCTCTTTGTCCGGATCGTAATCCTTGACATCAAATGCCCCCAGATTGGCGCCAAGTGGCGGAGGGATCAAGGTGATCGCTGAATCGTGTTCGATTGTCACCTCATATGTGATGAGGTCTCCAATGAACACTTCCGCCTTGTCCACCGAGGTTGTTATCTGGATCCCTGGAATTGATTGCACTGTGTCTGCCCCAGACTGGGCATACACCGCCCCAGTCGCCAAACAGAGCGACAGGCAAATCAGAAGCTTAAGAAAGGGTATAGTCGGTCGAATCTTCATCTACAGGTTCTGATCCAGAAATTCCACATTTTCGGCTTTCGCCAGATCATCCAGGTATTGCGCATAGGCCGCTTGAGCCTTCTGCGATTGATAATCCATAAATACTTCTGCCCGCACAGAATCATACGGCTTGCTGGCATAGCGCGTATCGCGATTCGCCAGATAGAAATTGCGGACATCCGCGGAATCCAGCTCCATCTCCGGAAAGACCTTTTCAGCAAGATACTTCTGCACGACCAAAGATTTGATCATCTGGTCTTTCCGTTCGGCAACTTCCGGGTCACGATCCATCCCCTCGCGAAGGGCCGCGCGGTACATTAATTCGACTCCGACATACTGCCGCAGAAACTCACGCTTCGATTCCATAGACGTGATCTGTAGTTGCGTTTGCTCCGGCAGCGACTGGATCTGTTTTTCGACTTCCGAGCGATAGATCGTCCTGCCGCCCACTTTGGCTACCGCCAAATCACCGGGCACCTGCGGCTTTGCGTCGATATCGGTTGCCGCACCCAATTCGCGGCGGGCGTCAAGGTGGTGTCCCATTTTTTCGAGCGAGACGACCAGATTCTGCGATGCTTCGGTGACGAACGATC contains:
- a CDS encoding tetratricopeptide repeat protein, which gives rise to MRRSSLLITVLFLFVAQTVFADFIGTVKKGNDAYKKKDYKSALEEYRAAEADNPTSPELDYNIGSALANDGSYEEAIDKLQKALRTQDIQVEAAAHYNMGNTYFRMNNYQNAIKSYEEALKLNPNDLDAKFNLELSRKKLKEQLKPQQDPNSQNKSDSTQQQQDQQQQDQQNQQNQNQDQKDQQQQNQAQQDQQNKDQQQQQQQQQMGQPKQMSKEDAERLLNALKDDEQDIQKKLRRSVKGGDYTGKDW
- a CDS encoding VWA domain-containing protein, translating into MRFAEPLHFALLLGVLLVGVFLFWAINRKKKILSRFGDLPLILRTAPYISFARQRTKAIFLVLGLSFIVVALARLQFGTHLEMLKREGIDIIVALDVSNSMLAQDMKPNRLEKAKQELRSIIDRLKGDRIGLIAFAGEAFVQCPLTLDLGTARLLLQVMDNQSVSVQGTSIGSAIQVAQKSFESKEKKHKVLVILTDGEDFGGNVEQSAEEARNDGIKVYTVGIGNPAGEPIPILDRQGNQVGFKKDENGEVIMTKLDEATLRKLSLATGGKFYNASAGEMELDRIFDDIAGMEKKELEGTLVTKYDDRYQWPLLFGLFLIVIEFFIPERKKAAGSAPNA
- a CDS encoding VWA domain-containing protein, which encodes MEFGGLALNLFSESGLVIPALVILLGGLLLLAVMWFFYVRRHRFQSATIKYSDVRIVKRAARSNRQRYRFVLALLRILAVAFLILAFARPRSGTEVTDVTSEGVDIMMALDVSSSMTAEDFKPNNRLYVAKEELKKFVQKRTNDWIGLVVFARYAYTQCPLTTDYGVLLNFVDQVDFGTVDDGTAIGMGIATAVNRLRESESKSKVIILLTDGENNAGEIDPMTAANLAQAMDIKVYTIGCGKPGNAMFPVQDPIFGKRYVYQPTKIDEKSLQQIADRTGGKYFRARSGEELEEIYTRIDELEKTERKVASHVQYKELFHWFTYAGLALLMLEIVLANSYFRKLP